In Leishmania donovani BPK282A1 complete genome, chromosome 1, one DNA window encodes the following:
- a CDS encoding tricarboxylate carrier, putative, translating to MAAATFSMEGSKYEMSTFLGRARYWSEAINPMLLLENERTLQKHQMLLDRWKDGQAGNVPSADLWRARTAVESCIHPTTQEVIPPACRMSMFLPINYFVVPFMMLPSTVMSVGRTVAIQWFNQSYNSAVNYANRSSDKQPVSEILKAYTAAVVVACGGSLLATMWLKRIPSGTATSTLIRATVPFLAVSCAATVNLASMRKNEWLSSGQGIRVVDDDGVTRGTSTAAGWDSLKKCSVARVIWNLPCMMLPALSTMPLMRISPFARRHSALTECLLQLFGLTLGVPLALAAYDLHQTIPASKLEPRFHNLKRRDGSPVQTLKYYKGL from the coding sequence atggcggccgccaccttcTCGATGGAGGGGTCCAAGTACGAGATGAGCACCTTCTTGGGTCGCGCCCGGTACTGGAGCGAGGCGATCAACCCTATGCTGCTCCTCGAAAACGAGAGGACGCTTCAGAAGCACCAGATGCTGCTCGATCGGTGGAAGGATGGGCAGGCCGGCAACGTGCCAAGCGCCGACctctggcgcgcgcgcacggccGTTGAGAGCTGCATCCACCCGACCACGCAGGAGGTCATCCCCCCTGCCTGCCGCATGTCAATGTTCCTGCCCATCAACTACTTCGTTGTCCCATTCATGATGCTGCCGTCGACGGTCATGAGCGTGGGCCGCACGGTGGCGATCCAGTGGTTCAACCAGAGCTACAACAGTGCCGTCAACTACGCCAACCGCTCGTCCGACAAGCAGCCAGTTTCGGAGATCCTGAAGGCGTACACGGCGGCGGTCGTCGtggcgtgcggcggcagcctgCTGGCTACCATGTGGCTGAAGCGCATCCCGAGCGGCACGGCCACCTCGACGCTGATCCGCGCGACGGTGCCTTTCCTCgccgtcagctgcgccgcaacAGTGAACTTGGCGAGCATGCGCAAGAACGAGTGGCTCAGCAGCGGGCAGGGTatccgcgtcgtcgacgacgatggcgtcACGCGCGGCACGAGCACCGCGGCTGGGTGGGACAGTCTGAAGAAGTGCAGCGTCGCGCGCGTCATATGGAATCTGCCGTGCAtgatgctgccggcgctgagCACGATGCCGCTCATGCGCATCAGCCCCTTCGCCAGGCGCCACTCAGCGCTCACCGAGTGTCTGCTGCAATTGTTCGGCCTCACGCTCggcgtgccgctggcgctggccgcGTATGACCTTCATCAGACCATCCCAGCCTCGAAGCTGGAGCCGCGGTTCCACAACCTCAAGCGACGCGACGGCTCACCTGTGCAGACACTCAAGTACTACAAGGGGCTGTAG
- a CDS encoding mitochondrial RNA editing ligase 1 has protein sequence MPLPQNQEDFSAYAEIDLPTETRIDAIRRTGIASQEWVACEKVHGTNFAIYLINESEVRFAKRSGIMDPSENFFGYHLLIDDFTAQVRALCALLKRKYGVTGRMGRVVLHGELFGAKYKHPLVPKSTKWCTLPNKKRIPISGVEIQSEPFPQYSPELHYFAFDVKYSVSGAEEDVVLLPFDDFTEVCSQVPNLLYAKPLVRGTLDECLAFDVENFITPLPALLGLGNYPLEGNLAEGVVIRHVRRGDPAVESSGVSTIIKLRCSSFMELKHPGKQQELKATFLDTVRAGALQRVRKGKKVTVLADSMLPKLEAAANALLLNNVSEGRLSNVLSKIGREPLLTGEVKQEDVVLMLAQDALKDFLKETDPVVLNTSLSFRKTLIRSVYFAAEELLQGEWKRVMDRLKASQTEIDAAIAAQEKAEAQ, from the coding sequence ATGCCGCTTCCCCAAAACCAAGAGGACTTCTCGGCCTACGCGGAGATCGATCTGCCGACGGAGACGCGCATAGACGCGATTCGGCGCACGGGCATCGCGAGCCAGGAGTGGGTGGCGTGCGAGAAGGTGCACGGCACAAACTTCGCCATCTACCTCATCAACGAAAGCGAGGTGCGATTcgcgaagcgcagcggcatcatGGACCCGAGCGAGAACTTCTTCGGCTACCACCTCCTCATCGACGACTTCACGGCGCAGGTCCGCGCgttgtgtgcgctgctgaagcgcaaGTACGGCGTGACGGGCCGCATGGGCCGTGTCGTGCTGCACGGGGAGCTGTTCGGTGCCAAGTACAAGCATCCGCTGGTGCCCAAGAGTACCAAGTGGTGCACGCTGCCGAATAAGAAGCGAATTCCGATCTCGGGGGTGGAGATACAGAGCGAGCCGTTCCCGCAGTACAGCCCGGAGCTGCACTACTTCGCATTCGACGTCAAGTACTCCGTCTCGGGTGCCGAGGAGgatgtggtgctgctgcccttcgACGACTTCACGGAGGTGTGCTCGCAGGTGCCGAATCTCCTGTACGCGAAGCCGCTGGTGCGCGGCACGCTGGATGAATGCCTCGCCTTTGACGTGGAGAACTTCATCACACCGCTGCCCGCGCTGCTCGGGCTGGGCAACTACCCGCTCGAAGGCAACCTCGCCGAGGGTGTCGTCATCCGCcacgtgcgccgcggcgatcCGGCGGTGGAGAGCAGCGGGGTCTCGACAATCATCAagctgcgctgctcttccttcATGGAGCTCAAGCACCCCGGcaagcagcaggagctgaaGGCGACGTTCCTCGACACCGTGCgtgccggcgcgctgcagcgcgtgcgcaaaGGCAAGAAGGTGACGGTGTTGGCGGACTCGATGCTGCcgaagctggaggcggccgcgaacgcgctgctgctgaacaaCGTCAGCGAGGGTCGTCTGAGCAACGTGCTGTCGAAGATCGGCCGCGAGCCGTTGCTGACCGGCGAAGTGAAGCAGGAAGATGTCGTGCTGATGCTCGCGCAGGACGCCCTGAAGGACTTCCTGAAGGAGACGGACCCGGTGGTGCTGAACACGTCGCTGTCGTTTCGCAAGACGCTGATCCGCAGCGTGTACTTCGCGGcggaagagctgctgcagggcgaATGGAAGCGCGTCATGGACCGGCTAAAGGCGTCGCAGACGGAGATCGACGCCGCGATTGCCGCGCAGGagaaggcagaggcgcagtGA